Proteins encoded together in one Aurantiacibacter aquimixticola window:
- a CDS encoding Crp/Fnr family transcriptional regulator: protein MDAFRGQNDFASYPHTGHFLAGRLRERLSASDLDHLESLVHGIEQHDHGTRLIARGQTTDRSMMLIEGFVFRTIEKGNKRSIVGVHVPGDFVDLHGFAMKRLDHNIDAAGPVKIGYVEHSKLRAVIQERPALTHALWFATLLDAAIHRRWIQMLGNLEAPRQIAHVYAELHTRLGLIGYPEMRVLRTPFTQADLADMCGVSAIHANRAVAKLRDAGVGEIRRGDLFTRDWDALKAYAHFEPAYLYGQGPLFLREELE from the coding sequence ATGGACGCGTTTCGTGGACAGAACGATTTTGCCAGCTATCCGCACACCGGCCACTTCCTGGCCGGTCGCTTGCGGGAGCGCCTGTCTGCATCCGATCTCGATCACCTGGAAAGCCTGGTCCACGGAATCGAGCAACATGATCACGGCACGCGGCTAATAGCGCGCGGACAGACGACCGATCGCTCCATGATGCTGATCGAAGGTTTTGTTTTCCGCACGATCGAAAAGGGCAACAAGCGCTCTATCGTCGGTGTGCACGTGCCGGGCGATTTCGTGGACTTGCACGGTTTCGCGATGAAGCGGCTCGATCACAATATCGATGCCGCGGGGCCGGTGAAGATCGGCTATGTCGAACATTCCAAGCTGCGAGCGGTGATACAGGAGCGGCCCGCCCTGACCCACGCCTTATGGTTTGCCACACTGCTCGATGCCGCCATCCACCGCCGGTGGATTCAGATGCTCGGCAATCTGGAGGCCCCGCGCCAGATCGCGCATGTCTATGCGGAATTGCACACCCGGCTCGGCCTGATCGGTTATCCCGAAATGCGGGTGCTGCGCACGCCTTTCACCCAAGCGGATCTGGCCGATATGTGCGGGGTTAGCGCCATCCATGCCAACCGCGCGGTCGCCAAGCTGCGCGACGCAGGTGTGGGCGAAATTCGCCGGGGCGATCTCTTCACCCGCGATTGGGACGCGCTGAAAGCCTACGCGCATTTCGAGCCGGCATATCTGTACGGCCAAGGCCCCTTATTCCTGCGCGAGGAACTGGAATAA
- a CDS encoding polysaccharide biosynthesis protein, with protein MMDAFLNFAQRLSELPRRAKQAIVASIDVVMLVVATWTAYSLRMDEWSLTSPAIQIMLLASIILAPPTFYAAGVYRTIFRFAGVGMLATLARAFIVYGALTFIVFTLIGVKGVPRTLGVLQPITFFILVGGVRISIRFIIIDVLRRGRFDGASRRTMIYGAGIAGQQLANALKIEPNTKLVGFTDDDPRLAGQRLDGLTVYSKGNLAETVARLEIEDILLAIPSVGRSRRRQVVRELAGLGVKVKTLPPARHIIDGQVSVDDIRPLQIGDLLGRDPVAPDQKLLTRTVLEKTVMVTGAGGSIGSELCRQICQIGATKLLLFEMSEFSLYAIERELKLSSAAKTCEIVPLLGSVRDTEKLADTFRDHRVDTVFHAAAYKHVPLVEANPLEGLRNNIVGTHHIATVAEEAGVSDFILISTDKAVRPTNVMGASKRVAEQVVQAAAHRSRGTRFSMVRFGNVLGSSGSVVPLFDKQIRAGGPITVTHQDVTRYFMTIPEAANLVIQAGGMAKGGEVFVLDMGKPVRIADLARTMIQLSGLTVRSEKNPDGDIEIREVGLRPGEKLYEELLIGNAPSKTRHSRIMMASEHFLAWDEMRPLLEDLKICRDPAEAFVMLQTLVPEFEHCRDNEG; from the coding sequence ATGATGGACGCTTTTCTCAATTTCGCCCAACGTCTCAGTGAGCTGCCGCGCCGCGCCAAGCAGGCAATCGTCGCTAGCATCGATGTGGTCATGTTGGTCGTGGCGACATGGACGGCATATTCTCTCCGGATGGACGAGTGGTCGCTGACGTCGCCGGCGATCCAAATAATGCTGCTGGCCTCGATTATCCTAGCACCGCCTACCTTTTACGCCGCCGGCGTTTATCGCACCATCTTCCGGTTCGCCGGAGTAGGCATGCTGGCGACGCTGGCCAGAGCATTCATCGTCTATGGCGCACTCACTTTCATTGTCTTCACGCTCATTGGTGTAAAGGGTGTGCCACGCACACTGGGCGTGCTTCAACCAATCACTTTTTTCATCCTCGTCGGCGGCGTTCGGATTAGCATCCGCTTCATCATAATTGACGTGCTTCGCCGTGGACGCTTCGACGGCGCATCGCGACGCACTATGATCTACGGGGCGGGAATAGCCGGACAGCAGCTGGCGAATGCCCTGAAGATTGAACCCAACACGAAGCTAGTCGGCTTCACCGACGATGACCCACGCCTCGCAGGCCAACGGCTCGACGGCCTTACTGTGTATAGCAAAGGAAACCTCGCCGAGACAGTCGCGCGACTTGAAATTGAGGACATTTTGCTGGCGATTCCTTCCGTCGGCCGAAGCCGTCGACGCCAGGTCGTAAGGGAGCTTGCCGGACTCGGCGTAAAGGTTAAGACGCTGCCGCCAGCACGGCACATCATTGATGGCCAAGTGTCTGTCGACGACATTCGGCCCCTGCAAATCGGTGATCTGCTCGGTCGTGATCCGGTCGCGCCCGATCAAAAGTTGCTGACGCGTACTGTGCTGGAAAAGACTGTCATGGTCACGGGCGCCGGCGGCTCTATCGGCAGCGAATTGTGCCGCCAAATCTGCCAAATCGGCGCCACCAAGCTTCTTCTCTTCGAAATGTCGGAATTTTCGCTGTACGCAATCGAGAGAGAACTCAAACTTTCTTCCGCAGCCAAAACATGCGAGATCGTACCATTGCTGGGATCGGTGCGCGATACAGAGAAATTGGCTGATACCTTCCGAGACCACCGCGTCGACACAGTTTTTCACGCTGCCGCCTACAAGCATGTTCCACTCGTCGAAGCCAACCCCCTGGAAGGGCTCAGAAACAATATAGTCGGAACTCATCATATAGCGACCGTCGCGGAGGAAGCCGGCGTCTCCGACTTTATCTTAATCTCCACCGATAAGGCAGTGCGGCCCACGAATGTGATGGGAGCGAGCAAACGCGTGGCCGAGCAAGTGGTCCAGGCGGCCGCTCATCGCAGTCGCGGGACGCGCTTCTCGATGGTCCGCTTTGGAAACGTGCTTGGTTCGAGTGGTTCCGTGGTTCCCTTATTTGACAAGCAGATTCGTGCCGGGGGGCCCATAACGGTGACGCACCAAGATGTTACTCGCTATTTCATGACCATTCCCGAAGCGGCAAATCTTGTCATTCAAGCGGGTGGCATGGCGAAGGGAGGCGAAGTGTTCGTACTAGACATGGGGAAGCCGGTGCGCATTGCTGACCTTGCGCGCACTATGATCCAATTGTCTGGTCTGACAGTTCGCAGTGAGAAAAACCCCGATGGCGATATCGAAATTCGGGAGGTAGGATTGCGTCCGGGCGAGAAGCTTTACGAAGAGCTTTTGATCGGGAACGCGCCATCGAAAACGCGTCACTCGCGGATCATGATGGCCAGTGAGCACTTTCTGGCGTGGGATGAAATGCGGCCGTTGCTAGAAGATTTAAAGATCTGCCGGGACCCGGCAGAAGCCTTTGTCATGCTGCAGACACTGGTACCCGAATTTGAGCATTGTCGAGACAATGAAGGCTAA
- a CDS encoding nucleotide sugar dehydrogenase, translating to MSQTICVIGLGYVGLPLAVALSKNFETYGFDVDQSRVEELRGGYDRTNEIEDERMRDTSLVCTSSIAEIPPADFYIVTVPTPIDDAKNPDLSLVRKASETVGDLLKDAAQAGKKPIIVFESTVYPSVTERICAPILSERSGLAWKKDFFVGYSPERINPGDREHTIDKITKVVSGDTEETLDAVARLYDCVTSGGTFRAASIRAAEAAKVIENAQRDINIAFINEVTRIFGMMGLSVWDVLDAAKTKWNFLEFTPGLVGGHCIGVDPYYLAHRAREVGHDPAVILAGRTMNDTMPGYIASQLSKAAGQDARNALVLGMTFKENVPDLRNSKVVDLISELKSYRLDVTVHDPLADPAEAMREYGVELDDHALDRTYDLVLLAVPHGEYLEMGADRLLDLINEHGVAADLKNALRHPAFWRL from the coding sequence ATGTCACAAACGATTTGTGTGATCGGCTTAGGGTATGTTGGTCTGCCGCTGGCCGTAGCTTTGTCGAAGAACTTTGAAACCTATGGTTTCGACGTTGATCAGTCACGTGTCGAGGAACTGCGTGGAGGCTATGATCGGACAAATGAAATCGAGGATGAACGGATGCGCGATACGTCGCTCGTCTGCACCAGTTCGATTGCTGAGATTCCGCCCGCGGATTTCTATATCGTTACTGTTCCGACACCGATCGACGACGCGAAAAATCCTGATCTCTCGCTGGTTCGCAAAGCGAGCGAGACTGTCGGTGATCTGCTTAAGGATGCTGCGCAAGCGGGCAAAAAGCCGATAATTGTGTTTGAAAGCACAGTATATCCGAGCGTAACCGAACGGATCTGCGCACCCATTTTGAGCGAACGGTCAGGCTTGGCATGGAAAAAGGATTTCTTTGTAGGCTACAGCCCGGAGCGAATTAATCCGGGTGATCGCGAACACACTATCGACAAAATTACCAAAGTCGTTTCGGGCGATACCGAAGAGACTCTGGACGCCGTCGCGAGGCTTTATGATTGCGTGACTAGTGGCGGCACTTTCAGAGCTGCTTCCATCCGCGCAGCCGAAGCGGCCAAAGTTATCGAGAACGCACAACGCGACATCAATATTGCCTTCATTAACGAAGTGACACGCATTTTCGGGATGATGGGCCTATCGGTGTGGGATGTACTCGATGCCGCAAAAACCAAATGGAATTTTCTTGAATTTACGCCTGGTCTAGTCGGCGGGCACTGCATTGGTGTCGATCCTTATTACCTTGCCCATCGCGCGCGCGAGGTCGGTCATGATCCGGCAGTGATACTCGCAGGACGAACGATGAACGACACGATGCCGGGCTATATTGCTTCGCAATTGTCAAAGGCGGCAGGGCAGGACGCGCGCAACGCCCTGGTTCTCGGAATGACTTTCAAGGAAAACGTACCCGATCTCAGAAACAGCAAGGTGGTGGATCTGATTTCTGAATTGAAATCCTATCGCCTAGACGTAACGGTGCATGATCCACTCGCCGATCCAGCCGAAGCGATGCGCGAGTACGGCGTGGAGCTTGATGACCATGCGCTGGATCGCACCTACGACCTGGTTTTGCTCGCCGTTCCGCATGGCGAATATCTCGAAATGGGTGCCGATCGGCTTCTTGACTTAATTAACGAGCACGGTGTCGCTGCCGACCTCAAGAATGCGCTGCGTCATCCCGCTTTCTGGAGGCTATGA
- a CDS encoding glycosyltransferase, with translation MSNNKAIAVGLRRKSRIALIVTDAYAFNTLSRGQLEYFRDIGIDLDLFCYGTRKQLDLLRSRNVGRVIPVPFRRQPHPAMDLVALIVVLWHLLQRRYTSVVYSTPKAMLIGSIAAFMSFQARRICFVRGRAYETMKGRMRRIFLLMDRVSFRLSHEVIFLSRSLAQAYREDGVDLGERFRVLGHGSSNGVDLDRFRVLDEGQRAALRKTEGVSETDFVIVIAGRIVPDKGVHEALALIERLKDRSDLHWFFIGWPESDELTAAIKALAHYRVSHLDHSTDLQNWLGMADLSFLPSHREGFGNVGIEAAACGIPTLAFDVVGLRDSVAEGQTGTLVEFGDLEACEAFIRAAAADRADFASRYPATREWVAERFEKETVWRRYANAFLGVDIA, from the coding sequence ATGTCAAATAACAAAGCCATTGCCGTCGGTCTGCGCCGCAAGTCGCGGATCGCGCTGATTGTGACGGACGCCTATGCGTTTAACACGCTAAGCCGCGGACAACTCGAATATTTCCGCGATATCGGAATTGATCTCGATCTGTTCTGCTATGGAACTCGCAAGCAGCTTGACTTGCTACGAAGCCGGAATGTCGGGCGGGTGATCCCTGTCCCCTTCCGCCGACAACCGCACCCAGCGATGGATTTGGTGGCGCTGATCGTCGTGCTTTGGCACCTTCTGCAGCGCCGTTACACATCGGTGGTTTATTCAACACCGAAAGCCATGCTGATCGGCTCGATTGCGGCATTCATGTCTTTCCAGGCTCGAAGGATTTGCTTTGTGCGAGGTCGCGCTTACGAAACGATGAAGGGACGTATGCGCCGCATATTTCTGCTGATGGACCGCGTCAGCTTCCGGCTTTCTCATGAAGTCATCTTTCTCAGCCGATCGTTGGCCCAGGCCTACCGCGAAGACGGCGTCGATCTCGGAGAAAGATTCCGGGTACTCGGCCACGGGTCTTCGAATGGCGTTGATCTCGATCGGTTTCGCGTTCTTGATGAAGGGCAGCGGGCGGCTTTGCGCAAGACAGAAGGTGTGTCAGAAACAGACTTCGTTATCGTGATCGCCGGCCGCATCGTGCCCGACAAGGGCGTACATGAAGCGCTTGCACTGATCGAGCGGCTGAAGGATCGCTCGGACCTACATTGGTTTTTCATCGGATGGCCCGAGTCGGACGAACTGACAGCGGCGATAAAGGCGCTGGCCCATTACCGTGTATCCCACCTCGACCACTCGACGGATCTGCAGAATTGGCTGGGCATGGCCGACTTGTCTTTCTTGCCTAGCCATCGCGAAGGATTCGGTAATGTCGGCATCGAGGCCGCCGCGTGCGGTATACCAACGCTCGCTTTCGACGTTGTCGGGCTACGCGACAGTGTCGCGGAAGGACAAACCGGCACGCTCGTTGAATTTGGAGACCTCGAAGCCTGCGAAGCTTTCATCCGCGCCGCCGCCGCCGATCGAGCCGATTTCGCGTCTCGATATCCGGCAACCCGCGAATGGGTTGCGGAGCGATTTGAGAAGGAAACGGTATGGAGACGTTACGCCAACGCATTTCTTGGCGTCGATATAGCATGA
- a CDS encoding sugar transferase, giving the protein MKRLIDITGSLAGLIALLPLMLVAGLLVRLDSEGPALHFSKRFSRDQSLFAMPKFRSMRTDTPELPTHLLTDAKAYITRVGRILRSTSLDELPQLWSVLKGDMSLVGPRPALFNQHDLMAMRVEAGVAGLRPGITGWAQINGRDELSLERKVALEREYLERQSVFFDFKILFLTVYRAVRNDGIAH; this is encoded by the coding sequence ATGAAACGTCTTATCGATATTACCGGTAGTCTCGCCGGTCTGATCGCCCTGCTACCTTTGATGTTAGTTGCGGGTCTGTTGGTCCGCCTCGACAGCGAGGGTCCCGCACTGCATTTTTCCAAACGCTTCAGTCGGGATCAATCATTATTCGCGATGCCGAAGTTTCGCTCGATGCGGACAGATACGCCTGAGTTGCCGACGCATCTTCTGACTGACGCTAAGGCTTACATCACCAGGGTGGGCCGGATTTTGCGCAGCACTTCGCTTGACGAGCTGCCGCAACTCTGGAGCGTTCTAAAAGGCGACATGAGTTTGGTGGGCCCTCGTCCCGCGCTCTTCAATCAACATGATCTCATGGCGATGCGTGTGGAGGCGGGCGTTGCTGGTCTTCGACCGGGAATTACAGGTTGGGCACAAATCAATGGCCGAGACGAACTATCGCTTGAACGCAAGGTTGCGCTGGAGCGTGAATATCTCGAACGGCAATCAGTCTTCTTCGATTTCAAAATCCTCTTTCTGACAGTTTATCGGGCAGTGCGGAACGACGGTATCGCTCATTAA
- a CDS encoding NAD-dependent epimerase/dehydratase family protein, with product MKTLTILGANGFVGRRLCDAAISAGHRVRAVARRDWETSPGVRKFIHADLGDTEDLFGDSDWAVNCVGRAHVLAKEDPQASMKAFRSINHDLAIELAAQARMAGVSRYVHISSVAAVRSTTGPGEVIDDETDPEPDRTYGVSKLEADEALIAEDQEEMTIACLRPPALLGPKPIGFIRKFARAAAHGVPLPIGGVQNARSFMAVHNLADATLIALSHGVRGAYIVTDSSPMSIGTLYRDMLRGAGYGDRALRVPQKFLEIAAAAALGARKDSLLGNAAYDGSRFAAETGWRPPMSINRAVDEMMATI from the coding sequence GTGAAGACTCTCACCATCTTGGGCGCAAATGGATTTGTGGGGCGCAGGCTATGTGATGCCGCGATTTCTGCCGGGCACCGCGTTCGCGCCGTTGCCAGGCGAGACTGGGAAACATCGCCCGGTGTCCGGAAATTTATTCACGCTGACCTCGGCGATACAGAGGATCTTTTCGGCGACAGTGACTGGGCGGTCAATTGCGTCGGACGCGCGCATGTGCTGGCGAAGGAGGATCCTCAGGCGTCGATGAAGGCGTTTCGCTCGATCAATCACGATCTCGCGATTGAACTCGCCGCACAGGCTCGAATGGCAGGCGTTTCGCGCTACGTGCATATCAGTTCCGTCGCAGCGGTCCGATCGACTACCGGTCCGGGCGAAGTGATTGACGATGAGACAGATCCCGAGCCCGATCGCACATATGGCGTATCCAAGCTGGAAGCCGATGAGGCACTGATAGCCGAGGACCAGGAAGAGATGACGATCGCCTGCTTGCGTCCGCCCGCGCTGCTTGGACCGAAGCCGATTGGTTTCATCCGCAAGTTCGCGCGCGCAGCCGCTCATGGTGTGCCTCTGCCAATTGGTGGCGTTCAAAACGCACGCAGCTTTATGGCAGTGCACAATTTAGCCGATGCGACCCTAATCGCTTTATCCCACGGTGTGCGCGGTGCTTACATTGTGACCGACAGTTCGCCTATGAGCATAGGCACACTTTACCGCGATATGCTGCGTGGCGCCGGCTACGGGGATCGGGCCTTGCGCGTGCCTCAGAAGTTCTTAGAGATCGCTGCTGCTGCGGCGCTCGGCGCGCGAAAGGACAGTCTTCTAGGCAATGCAGCTTATGACGGCTCTCGCTTCGCAGCGGAAACCGGCTGGCGTCCGCCGATGTCGATAAATCGCGCTGTAGACGAAATGATGGCGACGATTTAA
- a CDS encoding O-antigen ligase family protein, producing MSAQSQKLGTDLLAPRLMFALFVLFALFGGASRGDEFVLVLLRPVILVMAAVALWTWEIDRFKVGWPIISPIVAIAFLCILQLVPLPPSIWADLPGREAIVGIDQLLFDNLPWRPITMSPSATYNALFYSLTMVGAFLVFSAAAKDREATILRAILAIATISVVIALISAQIGMRLYRPYDIMSVGPSGLFSNANHFGVFCSVGMLVALRLVSIDRLVGGQATQWIAFSGLAVLMLVGAVLSTSRLAFATAGIAVACSSLVFLRHVVFASASERGSRVLKTKKQQWIIGGSIVIAAVLTIALFIYVAFIQREASLGNFEEVELTESLRVRLAPILLTMAADQWLAGIGFGSFADYYAIIEPTEFVGPQYVNQAHNDLAQFFIEGGILSAFIALAGLAWLAWRVFGLFRAGYGNCGIILIGLLVIVALGSTVDYVLRVPLFAYVTGALLIVWLNAVNGKQHKGAI from the coding sequence ATGAGCGCTCAATCTCAGAAATTGGGCACTGACCTGCTCGCCCCCCGTCTGATGTTTGCGCTTTTCGTCCTATTCGCATTGTTCGGTGGTGCTTCACGCGGCGATGAGTTCGTTTTGGTCCTGCTACGGCCCGTGATTCTTGTCATGGCTGCCGTCGCACTTTGGACCTGGGAGATCGACCGCTTCAAGGTCGGTTGGCCCATTATTTCTCCAATAGTCGCGATCGCCTTTTTGTGCATCCTGCAATTGGTCCCCCTGCCGCCATCGATCTGGGCTGATTTGCCTGGGCGAGAGGCGATTGTTGGCATCGATCAATTGCTGTTCGACAATCTGCCTTGGCGACCGATCACCATGTCGCCGTCGGCAACATACAATGCACTGTTTTATAGCCTGACGATGGTTGGCGCATTCCTCGTTTTTAGCGCGGCCGCCAAAGATCGCGAGGCTACGATTCTTCGAGCCATTCTCGCCATTGCGACCATAAGCGTCGTGATTGCGTTGATCTCAGCGCAAATTGGCATGAGGCTTTATCGCCCCTATGACATCATGTCGGTCGGTCCAAGTGGTCTGTTTAGCAACGCCAACCATTTTGGGGTGTTTTGTTCGGTCGGGATGCTCGTCGCATTACGACTCGTGTCGATCGATCGGCTTGTGGGCGGTCAAGCGACGCAATGGATCGCATTTTCTGGTCTTGCCGTACTCATGCTCGTCGGAGCGGTGCTTTCGACTTCGCGATTGGCATTCGCCACCGCAGGAATCGCGGTGGCTTGCAGTTCACTGGTTTTTCTGCGTCACGTCGTTTTCGCGAGCGCTTCTGAACGAGGGTCGAGAGTTTTGAAAACGAAAAAACAGCAATGGATTATAGGCGGTTCGATCGTGATCGCTGCCGTATTGACGATAGCGCTATTCATTTATGTGGCATTCATTCAGCGCGAAGCTAGCCTGGGTAATTTTGAGGAAGTTGAATTGACAGAAAGCCTGCGCGTCCGGCTAGCGCCAATATTGTTGACGATGGCTGCCGATCAATGGCTGGCAGGCATCGGATTCGGCAGTTTTGCCGATTATTACGCTATAATCGAGCCGACTGAATTCGTCGGACCTCAATATGTGAATCAGGCACATAACGATCTGGCGCAGTTCTTCATCGAAGGCGGGATTCTGTCTGCATTCATCGCGCTTGCAGGCTTGGCGTGGTTAGCGTGGCGCGTGTTTGGTCTTTTCCGAGCTGGTTATGGCAACTGCGGGATTATCCTGATCGGCTTGCTGGTGATTGTCGCCCTTGGTTCTACGGTCGATTATGTGCTTCGCGTTCCGCTTTTTGCATATGTGACGGGGGCGTTGCTTATTGTGTGGCTTAATGCTGTGAACGGGAAACAGCATAAAGGCGCCATATAA
- a CDS encoding GumC family protein, translated as MNTAALPLASDYGAIGPTSENTVSPLEHYFYLARRKWKLIAAILLGFLVLGLVVTMLTTPQYRSTARIEISQIDTNVADVEGVDRQRPIMERAYLQTQYELLESRSQAERVARAARLQSDPAFLEAYGLSPEATIPMGTIIAILRRDVTIDPVVGSNLVDIRFTSPDRELSAKIANTWAQQFITSNFDRLFGSNVQAREYLSERLSEVRESLEESESELIDYATSRQIVQIGNGGNGTEGDGVSRTLVSDELETLNSQLANATAARIEAESSSLSPRSASSETLGSVAAFRRQLASARAELADVSSRLGDQHPAVIALRSQIEELESAIATETRRASSESQRNVASARANERALRQRIASLKSEFLREQQAGVQFAILDRDVRTNRELYDALLQQYKNLGAAGVGRNNMAMVDAAEVANNPVEPNLLSNLLIFLAMGTLASLGMLYAIESVDNGFTDTAQVESELGLPLLGAIPRTSGISPAEELEMRSSELYESYTTARSNLSFLTNQGIPKTLMLTSSRAAEGKSLSAFALSKLTAEQGKRVLLIDGDMRNSGLGKYIDVENTVGLSNLLAGEELEADGIISLSEDKFDVLPSGRVPPNAAELLAGPALSALMQKFRSRYDHVIIDGPPVLGLADVQEMGRVLDGVVMIIEAGGSKQRAVRQALKRVQKNGTRVYGALMTKVTDDGLHYGYGYGYGYGSQQSEKSEPA; from the coding sequence ATGAACACTGCTGCTTTGCCCCTCGCAAGCGACTATGGCGCGATCGGCCCAACTTCGGAGAATACGGTCAGCCCGCTGGAGCATTATTTCTATCTCGCGCGCCGTAAGTGGAAACTGATTGCGGCAATCTTGCTCGGTTTCCTAGTTCTCGGCCTCGTCGTGACGATGCTCACGACTCCGCAATATCGGTCCACCGCGCGGATAGAGATCAGCCAGATCGATACCAATGTCGCCGATGTGGAAGGGGTCGACAGGCAGCGCCCAATCATGGAGCGCGCCTATTTGCAGACGCAGTATGAGCTGCTGGAATCGCGCTCGCAAGCCGAGCGAGTTGCCCGTGCGGCTAGACTTCAAAGTGACCCGGCTTTCTTGGAGGCCTACGGGCTTTCACCGGAAGCGACAATTCCCATGGGAACGATCATAGCAATTCTGCGGCGCGATGTGACCATCGATCCAGTGGTTGGCTCAAACTTGGTGGACATCCGCTTCACTAGCCCCGACCGTGAGCTGTCAGCCAAGATCGCCAACACATGGGCGCAGCAATTTATCACCTCGAATTTCGATCGTCTATTTGGCTCAAACGTGCAGGCCAGAGAATATCTCTCGGAACGTTTGAGCGAGGTGCGGGAAAGCTTGGAAGAGAGCGAGAGCGAGCTGATCGACTACGCCACCAGTCGGCAAATCGTTCAGATCGGCAATGGCGGCAATGGAACCGAGGGTGATGGTGTTTCCAGAACATTGGTTTCGGACGAGCTCGAGACACTTAATTCTCAGCTCGCAAACGCGACAGCTGCAAGGATCGAAGCAGAAAGCTCAAGCCTAAGCCCGCGTTCCGCATCATCAGAAACGCTTGGCTCCGTCGCTGCATTCAGGCGTCAGCTGGCATCCGCACGCGCGGAACTGGCCGACGTTTCGTCAAGATTAGGAGACCAGCACCCGGCGGTTATCGCGTTGCGTTCCCAAATCGAAGAGCTCGAAAGCGCGATTGCGACCGAGACGCGGCGCGCAAGCAGTGAATCTCAAAGAAACGTCGCGAGCGCGCGCGCGAACGAAAGGGCTCTCCGTCAGCGAATTGCTAGCTTGAAGAGCGAGTTCCTGCGGGAGCAGCAAGCTGGTGTCCAGTTTGCCATTCTTGATCGGGACGTTCGTACCAATCGTGAATTATATGATGCGCTCCTTCAACAATACAAAAATCTGGGCGCGGCGGGTGTCGGACGCAACAACATGGCCATGGTTGATGCGGCGGAAGTGGCTAACAATCCCGTGGAACCCAATCTGCTTTCCAACCTGCTGATCTTTCTCGCCATGGGCACGCTGGCATCTCTTGGAATGCTCTACGCGATTGAGTCAGTCGACAACGGATTTACGGACACCGCGCAGGTCGAAAGCGAGCTCGGCCTGCCCTTGCTCGGCGCGATTCCTCGCACGTCCGGGATATCGCCGGCGGAAGAGTTGGAGATGCGCAGTTCCGAACTATACGAGTCTTATACGACCGCGCGTTCGAACCTCTCCTTCCTGACAAATCAGGGGATCCCCAAAACCCTGATGCTGACAAGCAGCCGCGCCGCCGAAGGTAAAAGCCTATCCGCTTTCGCACTGAGCAAACTTACGGCAGAGCAAGGTAAGCGAGTCCTTCTAATTGATGGAGACATGCGCAACAGCGGGTTGGGCAAATACATTGATGTCGAGAACACCGTAGGATTGAGCAATCTTTTGGCCGGCGAGGAGCTTGAAGCGGACGGCATTATTTCACTGAGCGAAGATAAATTTGACGTTTTGCCCTCGGGCCGCGTTCCGCCTAACGCCGCAGAGCTCTTGGCGGGTCCAGCACTTTCTGCACTTATGCAGAAATTTCGCTCACGCTACGATCATGTCATCATCGATGGACCGCCCGTACTAGGTTTGGCCGATGTCCAAGAGATGGGACGAGTGCTAGATGGCGTGGTGATGATTATCGAAGCTGGCGGTAGCAAACAGCGGGCAGTCCGTCAGGCGCTCAAGCGGGTCCAGAAGAACGGTACACGTGTCTATGGCGCGCTGATGACGAAGGTGACCGATGACGGTCTGCACTATGGCTATGGATACGGTTACGGCTATGGATCGCAGCAGAGTGAAAAGTCCGAACCGGCCTGA